From Rudanella lutea DSM 19387, a single genomic window includes:
- a CDS encoding site-specific DNA-methyltransferase encodes MVVEPPVVEIHLPDHQILQGNAKNLDVLSLQFPVQGFDVILTSPPYWKRRDYEHDEQLGQEDTPDEYIEVLSDTVALWARWLAPHASVFINLADTHHNGFLVGTPILFELAMREKGWRVAHRIIWSKPSSVPTASPRRLASRHETVLQLVPPRKKATETYYFDRFALNDRIPEAEIGDVWHVAPSRGQSGHVAPFPKELARRILLLACPERVCEQCGKPHQRQVEPSPALNPNRKQARRAIELFQEHNLTEDHLAAIRAVGISDVGMGKKLQNGSGKNSPRVQQLADEAKQALGGYFREFTFALKQHVGWESCGCSETTRPGWLLDPFAGSNTSLLAARELGFRAVGVDLTPHPL; translated from the coding sequence ATGGTTGTAGAGCCACCTGTTGTTGAGATTCATTTACCTGATCATCAAATTTTACAGGGAAATGCAAAGAATTTAGATGTTTTGTCTTTGCAATTTCCTGTTCAGGGTTTTGATGTAATTCTAACGTCCCCGCCGTACTGGAAACGTCGAGATTACGAACACGATGAACAACTCGGTCAGGAAGATACACCTGATGAGTATATAGAGGTGTTATCTGATACAGTAGCACTCTGGGCACGCTGGTTGGCTCCTCATGCTTCAGTATTTATTAACTTGGCGGATACGCATCATAACGGGTTTCTGGTCGGTACTCCGATTCTTTTCGAGTTGGCGATGAGGGAGAAGGGGTGGAGGGTTGCCCATCGGATAATTTGGAGTAAACCTAGCAGTGTGCCGACAGCCTCACCGCGCCGACTAGCCAGTCGTCACGAAACTGTTCTTCAACTGGTTCCACCCAGAAAGAAGGCAACAGAGACGTATTACTTTGACCGGTTTGCTCTAAACGACCGTATACCGGAGGCCGAAATTGGCGATGTCTGGCACGTAGCACCGAGCCGGGGTCAAAGTGGACACGTAGCTCCTTTTCCTAAAGAATTAGCCCGGCGAATTCTGTTATTGGCTTGTCCTGAGCGGGTCTGTGAACAGTGTGGCAAACCTCATCAGCGGCAAGTGGAACCGTCGCCAGCTCTTAACCCGAACCGCAAACAAGCCCGGCGAGCCATCGAACTTTTTCAAGAACATAACTTAACCGAAGACCACTTAGCTGCTATTCGTGCCGTTGGTATTTCCGATGTCGGAATGGGTAAAAAACTGCAAAATGGATCAGGCAAAAATTCGCCCCGAGTCCAGCAATTGGCCGACGAAGCCAAGCAGGCTTTAGGTGGGTACTTCCGTGAATTTACGTTCGCACTGAAGCAGCACGTTGGTTGGGAAAGCTGTGGTTGTAGCGAAACCACACGACCCGGATGGCTGCTAGACCCCTTCGCCGGTTCCAATACGTCGTTGCTGGCAGCAAGAGAGTTAGGCTTCAGAGCCGTTGGTGTCGATTTAACCCCTCATCCACTTTAA
- a CDS encoding relaxase/mobilization nuclease domain-containing protein, with protein sequence MIGKVARFGSSFLGAMQYCYYETRANHSLDRTRIRGELLFVQHVGVTIVSDEKLRTENKQRLNLEQMATAMQSVASLNDRVRKPVWHQSFSFPPGEYPSADIMVKICESFARTFGMENNPMVAFRHRDREHEHFHIIASRVDGTGRNTAQTSFNFREVGRFCRAIEERHGLTPGAPMAIEGHKAQTLKTPIGQVQPGVAKPAQSDEPVQASRSYKRQGL encoded by the coding sequence ATGATAGGGAAAGTAGCCCGGTTTGGCTCCAGCTTTTTGGGCGCCATGCAGTACTGTTATTACGAAACCCGCGCCAATCACAGCCTCGACCGTACCCGAATCCGGGGTGAGTTGCTCTTTGTGCAACACGTCGGCGTAACTATTGTCAGCGACGAGAAGTTACGAACCGAGAACAAGCAGCGGCTGAACCTGGAACAAATGGCTACGGCCATGCAGTCGGTGGCCAGCCTGAACGACCGGGTACGTAAACCGGTATGGCACCAAAGTTTTTCGTTTCCGCCCGGTGAGTACCCCTCAGCCGACATCATGGTGAAAATCTGCGAGTCGTTCGCCCGCACATTTGGGATGGAGAATAACCCAATGGTAGCCTTCCGGCATCGGGATCGGGAACACGAACACTTTCATATCATCGCCAGCCGGGTAGACGGAACCGGTAGGAACACCGCCCAAACCAGCTTTAACTTTCGGGAGGTCGGGCGGTTCTGCCGGGCGATAGAGGAGCGGCACGGCCTAACGCCCGGCGCACCAATGGCGATAGAAGGCCATAAAGCACAAACGCTCAAAACACCAATTGGGCAGGTGCAGCCTGGAGTAGCTAAACCAGCGCAGTCCGACGAACCCGTGCAGGCTTCAAGAAGCTATAAACGTCAGGGTCTATGA
- a CDS encoding plasmid mobilization protein has protein sequence MAGKQKEGGVGVRPEKSSETKSTGVFVRLSPQERKALKTLSQQSGISVSQLLRTGALGQLDQLPRLRQLPPEVTAQLGKLDRLTTALWYISQRAAEDSVYAQDIRAVVYEVGEIAGQVRQYCQSNMARYTTVAQLDKLIAEGQQLTLSEVLEQLQKISDSFNPHPKK, from the coding sequence ATGGCAGGCAAGCAGAAGGAAGGCGGGGTAGGGGTCAGGCCGGAGAAATCATCCGAGACGAAATCAACGGGCGTATTCGTGCGGCTCTCACCGCAGGAGCGAAAAGCCCTTAAAACGCTCAGTCAGCAATCGGGTATCAGTGTGTCGCAGCTATTGCGAACAGGAGCATTGGGGCAGTTAGATCAACTGCCCCGGCTTCGCCAACTGCCGCCCGAAGTCACGGCTCAATTGGGAAAACTGGACAGGCTCACAACGGCACTTTGGTATATCAGTCAGCGAGCCGCAGAAGATTCGGTCTATGCTCAGGACATCCGGGCTGTCGTGTACGAAGTGGGCGAGATTGCGGGGCAGGTGAGGCAGTACTGCCAGTCGAACATGGCCCGGTACACCACCGTTGCCCAACTTGATAAGCTCATAGCAGAAGGGCAGCAGCTAACCCTGTCCGAAGTGCTTGAGCAGTTGCAAAAAATCAGCGATAGCTTTAACCCGCATCCCAAAAAATGA
- a CDS encoding ParA family protein, whose protein sequence is MTGKIIAIHTSKGGMGKSTLTAIIASYLAYVDKQRIIVFDCDPPQHSISDLREEELATQSTLAQTYHALSTTELMQMAQPYSSANDQAAFERYRNNRQHGVAEHYAIHALPFSALQELDMNRVRADFDYIFLDMGGQFNAGILRALAETDILLVPFTTQQVDVTASIQYVGAILDYVMNRQLPDYLTIRCFWNKYKFTFNRRADALEAYLSGVFRNEVMPVSFLRTRLNDADAGFDRAKMLTTIASPVLMPAGRYVRRKEDTKPAEWREAQYLQDIVGLIQEINSLLPVSAIANR, encoded by the coding sequence ATGACCGGGAAGATTATAGCCATTCACACGTCCAAAGGAGGCATGGGCAAGTCCACGCTCACGGCCATCATAGCTTCGTATTTAGCGTATGTCGACAAGCAGCGTATCATCGTGTTCGACTGCGACCCACCCCAGCACTCCATCTCTGATTTGCGGGAGGAAGAGTTGGCCACCCAATCTACATTGGCCCAAACCTATCATGCTCTTTCTACAACCGAGCTAATGCAGATGGCGCAACCTTACTCCAGTGCCAATGATCAGGCGGCTTTTGAACGGTACCGCAACAACCGACAGCACGGGGTAGCGGAGCACTATGCCATTCATGCCCTACCCTTCTCGGCACTCCAGGAATTGGATATGAACCGGGTACGTGCAGACTTCGACTACATCTTCCTGGATATGGGCGGGCAGTTCAACGCCGGGATTCTTCGCGCCCTTGCCGAGACCGATATACTATTGGTGCCGTTCACGACGCAGCAGGTTGACGTAACGGCTTCCATTCAGTACGTCGGGGCTATTCTGGATTATGTAATGAATAGGCAGCTACCTGACTACCTAACTATCCGGTGTTTTTGGAACAAGTACAAGTTCACTTTCAATCGACGGGCCGATGCATTGGAAGCCTATCTGTCCGGGGTGTTCCGAAACGAGGTGATGCCGGTTTCTTTCCTCCGAACGCGGCTTAACGATGCCGATGCCGGCTTCGACAGAGCAAAGATGCTGACGACCATAGCGTCGCCCGTGCTCATGCCGGCAGGGCGGTATGTCCGGCGAAAGGAAGATACAAAACCAGCCGAATGGCGGGAGGCTCAGTACTTACAGGACATCGTTGGCCTCATTCAGGAAATCAATTCGCTACTGCCTGTTTCAGCAATCGCTAATCGCTAA
- a CDS encoding Eco57I restriction-modification methylase domain-containing protein, which translates to MTRYTTGRPERPRTRPAQARPVVIVANQYTLFGHPGLIPPTRGERKPGETTERRSSASPATLLILDEQIELRPIAEPSVFSLCAETFTLPTGNAAKLRANVAAIETLKRISGESAQGSTRQATPDEQRLLSLYTGWGGLSQVWKNDVYEQWQHAQTDPAQALDESVNRWGGQYGRTRQRLAELLTPAEQRAAEASTLNAFYTAPHVVAAMWQAIEGFGFTGGRILEPAAGIGYFIGLMPPALRERSVWVAVEKDRLSGQILQQLYPEVETHVCGLEETKLQAGSFDLVIGNVPFGSYTVYDRHHAELKGFPIHNYFIGRAAQLVKPGGIVALITSMGTLDAASPEFRQFLTVEANAELLGAIRLPSNAFEANAGTQVTTDVLFLRNRTPVAAVPDNRPFAAYPFERTVTLRADATDQDTVRTLAVNEYYHAYPAMLLGEMRFADEVNKGGLYRADQPTLHLADPATLPQRLAEALNQLPKGILDNQPAAQAHKTAETKQTTDQRFTESVTVRGKRYSQTLVIAQYERVKRAFNQLRKAEQEGRGEVETDALRVELNQSYALFTRYFGTLNRNRALSFLEDYDPQFASVQALEVVSRTAPDRNTGTQSNPKTATSYTIDKADIFRQRVYPAAHTPERVESLADALRLSIGLYGCVNAEQIGAWMSQPAPEVKQTLLAAELAYQNPTSGRLEDRDTYLSGNVRKKLAAAAEAVKADAQYAVNERALAAVVPATIPAPLISFRLGSVWIPTNIIEQFISQTLQTNCVTVRYNHRVGQYEIDGMGNVSSVQNRSLGTSRRTAIQLIEAALQQRTVVVTKTIIDAEGKEKSVKDVEATSQAVQAQEALNDLFIDFVRDHHSAAIEPVYNELYNSYVHKTYREPALRQYPGASPDVQLRLHQFRGVERIKEQDTLLAHAVGSGKTFTMITAAMELKRLGLAHKPMIVVQNSTLNDFASAWRRLYPAALIYVPQPADLEASNRKRFLQRIATNNFDGVLIPQSFLKLIPDDPASEEEFIQEEIERIAYTLAVAERQGRQKPMSVKRLNELKLRLVNRRIRQAGRKKDEMLTFDQLGIDALFLDEAHRYKRLGFFTARQNVKGIDSAGSEDALSALFKCRTVQARRGRVVLATGTPISNTMAEAWTTLRFIAPDRLNRAMLSTFDQFAGAFGSVIQSFELTATGNFKAVERFAKFVNVQQLSELYRAHVDVVLNEDVIEFQRDATLPTLKNGQHTRIILPQTQGVTDELNSIKATLRWFENLTGAEKRDNSHVPLVCFGQARKATIDLRLLDAANPDEDGSKCNRVVTEILRLYYQSATYRGTQLVFADTYQSPSLRGWLDEEGTERKGPRFNLFEDIRAKLITEGVPADEIAIVPAEADKREPLFAKVRTGEVRVLLGTSERAGVGVNVQERLVAVHHMDAPNRPTDFEQRNGRLIRQGNLHAVWGIPVEVLTYGVEKTLDATAYGRLAIKQKFINQVLKGHIADDQMADISADDDFAAMSFDQMMATLSGSQYALLYTTRQLELSRVQQARKNWQRGLMDAQWQVENAQRFIQKHRPMLAGLEEEAAHLQQHFNTPYAVMSVTVNGTTYGEKWGEAVQHLIEQVKGLAKRRVNEPRTLIVNGLALTLTGERSQELIGGMPPSEFLPGQAVVRYEWGQSLSGVVGSSNGLFSSLKAAVARAYEAPAQLLRELERARLIEQEFSRKLSQPFRQEADLHRLETEVADLKRRMEIEGEPEPAAEVAV; encoded by the coding sequence ATGACGCGCTATACAACCGGTAGGCCGGAGCGGCCCCGCACTCGTCCGGCTCAGGCCCGGCCCGTGGTCATCGTTGCCAATCAATATACCCTGTTCGGACACCCCGGTCTTATACCTCCGACGCGGGGAGAACGCAAACCCGGTGAGACCACCGAACGCCGGAGCAGCGCAAGCCCGGCAACACTGTTGATCCTCGATGAACAGATTGAGCTACGGCCTATAGCGGAGCCATCCGTATTTAGCCTTTGCGCGGAAACGTTCACCCTACCCACTGGCAACGCGGCCAAACTACGGGCCAATGTTGCCGCCATCGAAACCCTAAAACGAATAAGCGGTGAGTCAGCGCAAGGAAGCACCAGACAAGCCACGCCCGACGAACAGCGGTTACTATCGCTTTATACGGGTTGGGGTGGTTTATCGCAGGTCTGGAAAAACGACGTTTACGAGCAGTGGCAACACGCGCAGACCGACCCCGCCCAAGCCCTTGACGAATCGGTAAACCGGTGGGGCGGTCAGTACGGACGTACCCGCCAGCGGTTGGCCGAGTTGTTAACCCCCGCCGAACAGCGAGCCGCCGAAGCATCGACGCTCAATGCTTTCTACACGGCCCCGCACGTCGTAGCGGCCATGTGGCAGGCTATCGAAGGGTTTGGCTTTACAGGCGGTCGCATTCTGGAACCAGCCGCAGGTATCGGGTATTTTATCGGTCTAATGCCCCCGGCACTACGGGAGCGGTCGGTATGGGTAGCGGTCGAGAAAGACCGGCTATCGGGGCAAATCTTGCAGCAGCTTTACCCGGAGGTCGAAACCCACGTTTGCGGTCTGGAAGAAACCAAATTGCAGGCGGGTAGCTTTGATTTGGTCATTGGCAACGTACCGTTTGGATCGTACACGGTGTACGACCGCCACCACGCCGAACTAAAGGGTTTTCCCATTCATAACTATTTCATTGGCCGGGCCGCGCAGTTGGTGAAGCCGGGCGGTATTGTCGCGCTCATTACCTCAATGGGTACGCTCGATGCAGCAAGCCCGGAGTTCCGCCAGTTCCTGACGGTCGAAGCCAACGCCGAACTGTTGGGAGCCATCCGCTTACCGTCGAATGCGTTTGAAGCCAACGCCGGAACGCAGGTAACGACCGACGTTTTGTTTTTGCGGAATCGTACCCCCGTTGCCGCAGTGCCGGACAACCGACCGTTTGCGGCTTATCCGTTTGAACGTACCGTTACGCTCAGAGCCGATGCAACCGACCAAGATACGGTCAGGACGTTGGCGGTAAATGAGTATTACCACGCCTACCCCGCTATGCTATTGGGCGAAATGCGCTTTGCCGACGAGGTGAATAAGGGTGGACTGTACCGGGCCGACCAGCCCACGCTACACCTCGCAGACCCCGCCACGTTGCCGCAACGCTTGGCCGAAGCCCTTAACCAATTGCCAAAAGGTATTTTGGACAACCAACCCGCAGCGCAGGCCCATAAGACAGCCGAAACCAAACAGACTACCGATCAACGGTTTACCGAATCGGTAACGGTTCGGGGCAAGCGATACAGCCAAACGCTCGTCATTGCTCAATACGAGCGGGTGAAGCGGGCATTTAACCAGCTTCGGAAGGCGGAGCAAGAGGGTAGGGGAGAGGTGGAGACCGACGCCCTACGGGTGGAGTTGAACCAGTCTTACGCCTTATTTACACGCTATTTCGGTACGCTCAACCGAAACCGGGCTTTGTCGTTTCTGGAAGATTACGACCCGCAGTTTGCCAGTGTTCAGGCGTTAGAAGTGGTGAGCCGCACCGCACCAGACCGGAACACCGGAACACAGTCCAACCCGAAAACAGCCACCTCGTACACCATCGACAAAGCCGATATTTTTCGGCAACGGGTGTACCCGGCAGCGCACACCCCGGAGCGGGTAGAATCGTTGGCCGACGCGCTACGGTTGTCTATTGGCTTGTACGGTTGTGTGAATGCCGAGCAGATAGGCGCATGGATGAGCCAACCCGCCCCGGAGGTAAAACAGACGTTGTTGGCCGCTGAATTGGCCTATCAAAACCCAACGTCGGGCCGGTTAGAGGACAGGGATACGTACCTATCGGGCAACGTTAGAAAGAAATTGGCCGCAGCAGCCGAGGCCGTTAAAGCAGATGCACAGTACGCGGTGAATGAACGGGCGTTAGCGGCTGTTGTTCCGGCCACCATTCCCGCCCCGCTTATCTCGTTCCGGTTGGGTTCGGTCTGGATTCCTACCAACATCATCGAGCAGTTTATCAGTCAGACTCTGCAAACCAATTGCGTAACGGTACGCTATAACCACCGGGTAGGCCAGTACGAAATTGACGGGATGGGTAACGTTTCATCGGTTCAAAATCGCTCCTTGGGTACGTCGCGCCGAACGGCTATCCAACTCATCGAAGCCGCTTTGCAACAGCGCACGGTGGTAGTGACCAAAACCATTATCGACGCGGAGGGTAAAGAGAAATCCGTAAAAGACGTAGAAGCCACCAGCCAGGCGGTACAGGCGCAGGAAGCCTTAAACGACCTGTTCATTGACTTTGTGCGCGACCACCACAGCGCAGCCATCGAGCCGGTTTACAATGAATTGTACAACAGCTACGTACACAAAACCTACCGGGAACCAGCCCTACGGCAATACCCCGGCGCATCGCCTGACGTTCAATTACGCTTACACCAGTTCCGGGGCGTGGAGCGCATCAAAGAGCAGGACACTTTGTTAGCCCACGCCGTGGGCAGTGGTAAAACCTTTACCATGATAACGGCGGCAATGGAGTTGAAGCGGTTAGGATTGGCCCACAAACCGATGATTGTAGTACAAAACTCGACACTCAACGACTTTGCCAGCGCATGGCGCAGGTTGTACCCCGCAGCCCTGATTTACGTACCGCAGCCCGCCGACCTTGAAGCCAGCAACCGCAAACGGTTTTTGCAACGTATCGCGACCAACAACTTTGACGGGGTGCTGATACCGCAGAGTTTCCTAAAACTTATTCCCGACGACCCCGCCAGCGAGGAAGAATTTATTCAGGAAGAAATAGAGCGCATAGCCTACACCCTTGCCGTAGCCGAGCGGCAGGGCCGCCAGAAACCCATGTCGGTAAAGCGGCTGAACGAATTAAAGTTACGATTGGTAAACCGGCGAATCCGGCAGGCCGGCCGCAAAAAAGACGAAATGCTGACGTTTGACCAGTTGGGTATTGATGCTCTGTTTTTGGACGAGGCCCACCGCTACAAACGGTTAGGCTTTTTCACCGCCCGGCAGAATGTTAAAGGCATTGATTCGGCGGGTAGTGAGGACGCGCTAAGTGCGTTGTTCAAGTGCCGCACGGTGCAGGCACGGCGGGGCCGGGTAGTCCTGGCAACCGGTACGCCCATCAGTAACACAATGGCCGAAGCATGGACGACTTTACGCTTTATTGCCCCCGACCGGCTAAACCGCGCTATGCTGTCCACGTTTGACCAGTTCGCCGGAGCGTTCGGCAGCGTAATTCAGTCGTTTGAACTGACCGCAACGGGCAACTTTAAAGCGGTGGAGCGGTTCGCCAAGTTCGTAAACGTGCAGCAGCTTTCGGAACTCTACCGCGCTCATGTTGACGTGGTGCTGAATGAAGACGTTATCGAGTTTCAACGGGATGCTACGTTGCCGACGCTTAAAAACGGGCAACACACGCGGATTATCTTACCGCAGACCCAGGGCGTAACCGACGAACTGAACAGCATTAAAGCAACCCTGCGCTGGTTTGAAAACCTGACCGGAGCCGAAAAGCGCGACAACTCGCACGTACCCTTAGTCTGCTTTGGGCAGGCCCGCAAAGCTACCATTGATTTACGACTACTCGACGCGGCTAACCCGGACGAGGACGGGTCTAAGTGTAACCGGGTGGTAACAGAAATCTTGCGTCTTTACTACCAGTCGGCCACGTATCGCGGTACGCAATTGGTCTTTGCCGATACTTACCAAAGTCCCTCCCTACGCGGTTGGTTAGACGAGGAGGGAACAGAGCGTAAAGGCCCGCGTTTCAACCTGTTTGAGGACATACGGGCCAAACTCATCACGGAAGGCGTACCGGCTGATGAAATCGCCATCGTACCCGCCGAAGCTGATAAGCGCGAACCCCTGTTTGCCAAAGTCAGAACGGGAGAGGTTCGGGTATTGCTCGGCACGTCGGAGCGGGCGGGCGTGGGTGTAAACGTACAGGAACGCTTAGTAGCGGTTCACCACATGGACGCCCCCAACCGACCAACAGATTTTGAGCAGCGTAATGGGCGGCTTATCCGGCAGGGCAACTTACACGCAGTTTGGGGCATCCCGGTTGAAGTGCTGACCTACGGCGTAGAAAAAACACTCGACGCGACCGCCTACGGACGGTTGGCGATTAAGCAAAAGTTTATCAATCAGGTTTTAAAGGGCCACATTGCCGACGACCAAATGGCCGACATCAGCGCAGACGATGATTTTGCCGCCATGTCGTTCGACCAGATGATGGCTACGTTATCCGGCTCCCAATACGCTCTATTGTACACGACCCGCCAGCTTGAATTATCGCGAGTGCAGCAAGCCCGTAAAAACTGGCAGCGCGGGTTAATGGATGCCCAATGGCAGGTAGAAAACGCCCAACGGTTCATCCAGAAACACCGCCCAATGTTGGCCGGATTGGAAGAGGAAGCCGCCCACTTACAGCAGCACTTTAACACACCATACGCCGTGATGAGCGTAACCGTGAACGGCACGACCTACGGCGAAAAGTGGGGCGAAGCCGTACAGCACCTGATAGAGCAGGTTAAAGGACTGGCAAAACGCCGGGTTAATGAACCCAGAACATTAATCGTTAACGGGCTTGCATTAACCCTGACCGGGGAGCGGTCGCAGGAACTAATAGGCGGAATGCCGCCCAGCGAGTTTTTACCCGGTCAGGCCGTTGTACGGTACGAGTGGGGGCAAAGCCTTTCGGGTGTAGTCGGTTCATCGAACGGGCTGTTTTCCTCGCTGAAAGCCGCCGTAGCCCGTGCCTACGAAGCCCCTGCCCAACTTTTGCGCGAACTGGAACGCGCCCGGCTCATCGAGCAGGAGTTTAGCCGTAAACTATCGCAACCCTTCCGACAGGAAGCCGACCTACACCGCTTAGAAACGGAGGTCGCCGACCTCAAACGCCGGATGGAAATCGAAGGCGAACCAGAGCCAGCCGCCGAGGTTGCTGTTTAG
- a CDS encoding PD-(D/E)XK nuclease-like domain-containing protein, producing MQVLTPDNYRQFPAFSNSDLTEYERFLLGEPNRKPVKAFAEGSAFHQLLLEPRSTRPFEGAIDRERLGKMAKAIRDTRFGRWALQWGQKEQPHLFRDKVTGLLCKCQTDIRLRHGLIVDVKTTRARTYRQFIECCEQYQYDRQAAFYLDGLKARRFVFLGVQKAEPFQVFYFEPTADAIGRAFIQEGRERYQRLLSLLARSEFRPSAWTPQDKPGISIPVGHRITQNSYPPIYQFR from the coding sequence ATGCAAGTGCTTACACCAGACAATTACCGTCAGTTTCCCGCTTTTTCCAATTCCGACCTGACCGAGTACGAGCGGTTTCTGTTGGGCGAACCCAACCGAAAACCCGTTAAGGCGTTTGCCGAAGGGTCAGCTTTTCACCAGTTGTTATTGGAGCCGCGCAGTACCCGACCGTTCGAGGGAGCCATCGACCGGGAGCGATTGGGCAAAATGGCAAAGGCAATTCGCGATACCCGGTTTGGTCGATGGGCGTTACAATGGGGACAGAAAGAACAGCCCCACTTGTTTCGCGATAAGGTCACGGGCTTACTCTGTAAATGCCAGACGGATATTCGATTGCGGCACGGGTTGATCGTCGACGTGAAGACTACCCGCGCCCGGACGTATCGCCAATTCATCGAGTGCTGTGAGCAGTACCAATACGACCGTCAAGCGGCCTTTTATTTAGATGGTTTGAAGGCTCGGCGGTTTGTCTTTCTGGGCGTTCAGAAAGCGGAGCCTTTCCAGGTCTTCTATTTCGAGCCGACCGCCGATGCTATTGGCCGGGCTTTCATTCAGGAGGGCCGGGAACGCTACCAACGTTTACTGTCATTACTGGCTCGGTCTGAGTTCCGCCCCTCCGCCTGGACACCGCAGGATAAACCGGGCATCTCGATACCGGTAGGCCACCGGATAACGCAGAACAGCTACCCGCCTATTTATCAATTTCGCTAA